The DNA sequence aaattcgtcatacacataaattaaacataatatttttcacttataaatgtagagaaatatcactaaactttATTGCTAAGTAATATCTAATTAATCATTAAACTTTAAAGAATATTATTGTCTATCAGATAAAAGTTTGTCCACCACACGGTCAATCCAGTATGGCCTTATTAAGTCAGACTTAAATAAAACAGTATGGGCTAGACAGAGGGAGGGAGGCATACTGCAAATTTTATAACAAACACTACTCAGTCGTCTACTCTCTGCTCCTCTAATTCTAGCTAGGGACACTTAGCTTAATTAACTAGGCTAGAGGaagtaaaaacacaataatCAAGATTATATGGGGGCATAACTGCGAAGATtcctatgcattttttttttaaaatccagATGATGAGTTATTATAACATGCTAGTCATTTAGTAGGTAGGGTTTCAAACTAAATGATAAGGGAAATCCTCACAAGGGGCGGACCCATTCATAGACCCAGGTGATACTGGGATCACCTGGAAATCCAAAGAAGCATTTGTGAGGACCTACAAGGACCACCCAACGGTCTAAACAGATGGTGGAAGAGAGAAGACCACCCGATGTTAAAATTCAGGATCCAACACCGCTCACAACCATTGACAAAAAGAAAGCTTCGGATGATAAGGGATTTAGTTGCCATTTAATGTTTCCAATAATAATCTTACATATACCTGTAGAGATCTCATAACATATCGTGGCAATGAGCTAAAACGCGCGTGCTACAAATATATACATTCTGAGcgggaaattcaaatcaaatgcTATGCAAATGacacatatatgatatatatatatatatatataggaaatttttaagggaagggattttcattttattttattttatttatgaaaatggggattagttgtggggtttACACCatatcgaactttaacgattcaaaccgtttattttttaagttgcacctcatagatcatccttgaaaaatattagccaaatcggaaatgtttaaaacatctaattcagttcaaagaaattaacgaatactttgttatataataaacaatgaaattttatcttggtaattaaataggcaaatggtttttaattaaattgaatttttgtaaagatgatctataaatcaagacttaaaaaatagatggttcagaTCATTAAATTTCTACGTAGAGTGAGTCCTACACCTAATCCctatttttgaataaaatagaGATCTATTTGCATAAAGGCCctgtatacatacatacatacatacatacatacatacatacatacatatatatgtggtTTAATTATTGATCCTGAATTCCTGATGATGCAGATAAATAGGGTTGGAGATCTGAGGGTTTGACTGCATCCAATTAAATGATGTTTGAACTGTTTGGGGGCAAAGACTTGAAGCTTATGGATCTGTATGTTTCTAAGGGCAAGTGTGTGGATTACCCTTGAAAATATTTAACCCTAAAAGGTACGACCGACTCATGAGACAGGCTGACGATGGAGGTCACAATTTATTAGAGTTTGGATGGATCAGTCGAGACAGTGCCTGTGCCCTTCTGCATGGAATGAACATGCTATAACTGTTACAAGAAATTAGATAGCGATAGAGAGTaaattaaaatgtcacaaaCAAACGTATAGTACTTGTTCATACCTAACGTTATGTTTTCGTGTAAAAACAATTTACTCCACCAGATCATGATGAACCCTCACGCATGAATGCGATTTCCATGGGAACTCGTGCACCACATCTAACCGTATAAGTTAAAATTCTATTACAAAACCAATTAGCAAAGTTTCGTCGTTTTCCCCACGAAACTTTGTCTTTCAAATCTTCACATTAACTCTCTTGACGAGACACACAATAAGAGAGTGCTGATGGCACTGGAAACCTAATGATGGTGACTTGAGTTGCCGGCAATTTAAGGAGTGCGGCCTAGCTTCCAGAAGATCTTAAtgccaaaataaatggaaaatttgatGACACCACAGGGGCTTGACCAACTTACTCAGTAGTGAGTACACATCTTCATCCCAGCTAGTCTTTCTACGTATGATTGTCACCGTACACAAGGTCGGGCTACGGTGGCCCGCGACTGTGCAATTAGTCCTATACTTAGCAAGTGGGAGCAATGTTCCTTGTAGCTTGGGACCAGATTTTCGGTAGGCTCGTTTTGTTATAGCAACTCTCACACTGAATAAGATTATGTGTGGTTTGGATGGAACCTAAGCACAATCAGTCCTATACTTTTGAGGGAAATGTCACACAAATAACGTGGCTTAGGCACTTGtacacaagtttttttttttttttggaattggatcctctccgaggcAATGCCTCGGGATCCTCCTGATCGGACAACACAAAATCAatagctacaattattatagcttttagaAGGACCctcctatttgtagccgttgaatcaaaatccaacggtctgTGTTGTCCGATCAGGAGGATCCTGAGGCATTGCCTCGAAGAGGATCCAAGTGTTTTTGTAGAAAAAATTAATCTCAATCAGATTTAAGTATAATTTCAAAAGTTTTTTACCCTCATTTGTTAGATGAATTTTCAGCCGtcgaatcaaataaattaaagaaaatcaattgaCAAGTTAAGAAGATTGTGTGGGAGataaaaataagtgtgaatAGCGCCTAACTCATATATATTATAACCCTCCACACATGTGAAGAGACTAGAATGTCCTAAACGAGTGACTGGTCAAAAGTATAACTCTTCAACAATCAAACTAAATTATCACTCATCACAAGGGATGGATTGTCTAAACTACTGCGTTCAGGTTCAAATTCTCCCCTCTTCTTAGTCTAGCTTAGAGACGAACAATTAACGTCTACGTGATTGATTCTTGCTCGATATTGGTAATATACACGGGTGCGATGAAGCAACGAGATGTCAGAAAGGTCCGCTTGCATTTCTCAAATCAAATGCTAGAGACAATTAAAGAATACAACGGAGAAAGATGGACGAAAGAATATATCCAGTAATTGAATGAGAATAACACTCCTAAGCATCAAACCCTGCCCCTGTCCATCCCGGCGGAGGAGGTCCTCTACCCTTGGGCACAGCTCCAAGTCCCTTCCCTCTTCCGTGGAACTGACTTTTCTTCTTTCCCCTTCCTTCTCCCTCAACCGGAGGTTGTTGATTGTGCCCGTTCACGACCGAAACATTTCCACCATTTCCTGGATTAGGGATGTTTTGAGCGACTCCACCTGATTCTTTTGATCCCGGAACTGTAGGAGCATCTGGACCCATTGATTTCCCATCCTAAACACAGTTCCAAGCTCAAACTATTAACATTTTCATACTAAATTTtatgatatacatatataagcatttgaaaattacccaagTTGGCTGCCAAGTATAAGATATTCGAAAAGTATGAGTAGCTTCTTGCATGTAATAGTTCATGGAAAGAAGCGGTTTAATGTTTCTCCTAACGGGCCAAACAATAATTCCTTACCAGGCTTGTCCTCTCCCTTGACCACCCCAGGGGGCCATCCTCTTCTCCTTTCCGGGGATAAGTCTTCAAATCTTACCGTTTGAGAGCCAGAACACCCTGTGCTAGATGTGTGGATGTCTTTTAAGATTAATCTAGCTATATAGAGgtgattcttaatttttttacatttcgTCATTGCCTCTAAGTGCCTGTTTTGCAGGTCGATTGTAAAGGATGGAGGTTAATCACCCTCGCTCAAACAATGCAGGGATAGAAAAAGGAGCCATAGTACCActggaagaaggaagaaaaaactGGCGTGGGAACGTCTACTGACAAACCATTTCAAGGCATGAGAGTGGAAGTAATGATTCTAATGAAATCTAATCCAAACTTCCAATGTAATATCCTAGATTCCTATGTGGTATCTTTCAAACCGTAATGAAAATAACCTTTTCTTCATCTGATAAACAGGCCTGATGCAATACTACCTTGAATACTGAtgaattacacacacacacacacacacacacacacacacgaggGCCATGAGTAAACTGTGGTATAATAGTTGATTCTCAAAAACCATGAAATCTACGCCAACTAATATAACTAATATCAGATTGCAATGCCATCCAACCCGTTCAAGATGTTCTAAATATAATCGTCGTAAATAAAATGGGAACTTACATGAGAAACGGAAGCTGATGATCTGCTTGGGTTCATAGCTTCAAGTCGTCTTTTCAACTCCTCCAGTCTCGTAAACTGAGAACTGCTGCTTTCTTGCACCTGTTGAAACAATAGTGTCAAAACAATTTGTCAAGTCTGTAACCTCCTCAAGGACACATGTAACAAAGAAATATACCAGTTGGTTTAAGTCTTCACATAGCTGCTGCTTGATAGCTTCCTCGTCCTTTATAGCCTGTAATGCTGCTTCCCACACCTGAAATACATCAAAACAAACAGCTATCAGACTGCATAAGGAACAACATTCATGCactaattaaaatgattttaCCCAACCATATTCGGCTGTGTATACAGGCATCAATCTCTATCCATTTTGGCGATGAATCTTGATTCATGTGTCTTCATCCATCCCTGACAAAATATGTTTGGTAGGTCTAAATAGTTAACAAGCTTACTTTTCAACTTGAAACTCCACCACATTACCCAATACAATCATATGCTTACCAATAATCAGACAAAACTTGACAAAtttacttgaaaactttgagctTTAAATATCCGAGGTCATCTTGGCCAAGCAGAATGAAAATGGTACTAATTTTCGTGAGCACTTGGGAAACAGGCAAAGAGTTTTGTTCAATATTTATGAATGTCAAACAGAACTTTACAATGTAAGGATAAAGAAAATCCGTTTCTATAATTAAAAGGGACGAACCTTTCGTGCTTGTTCTTCCTTCAGCTTGGCGGCATGAATTTTCTCCGTTGACATCTCTATTTTACTCCTCAAATGTTCAAGGGCTTCAAAAGATGCACCATACACACAAAGTAAAAGGCAAAAAAGCAATCAATCGACTGTTAtacaaaaaaagaggaaaaatcaTAAAATCAAAGAACGAGAGTAACTAACAATGATAATGCAGCAACCTGATTTTTTTGGCCCAGCTGTGAGTTTCATCTCCATTGACAACTGTGCCAGCTCTCGTTCGACATCACGAATTTTAGAATAGTTTTCTTCAATATATCTGAACGAATCaattgtctcaaatcataaatcACCGAATCTTACTGAACAAGGACACTTACAGTAAGGCAATGCCTAATCAAACAAACTCGAGAAGCACTAAAGTATAAGAATAAAAGACGACAGAATCCAAAACTCAACTTTTCCCCAAGCTCCCCAACTCTAAGTATGTATTACCAAACACTTCTACATTTCCATTTTCGAGGCTCGAAAACATGTGAACCCGAATGACCAAAGATAATCGAAGAAAGCTTCCAATTTTCAATATGTTGACTTCCTAGTTCCTACGCCTCTTGACCACAACTTGTAAAATCATCCAATCGATACCAAACACTTCCACATTGCCACTGTATCCAATTAATGTACTAAACCAATAAATCTCTCTTAACTTGCAGTTTATACCTAAAGTACTCAGATTTCTCGGATGCCAGTTCATCAAACAATTTGCATTTCTAAAcatcaccaaaactcaaaattcaatgATCATCTGATTCATTTCATAGATTACAGCAATCCTAATTCACTGCATTACTGATTAAACACACAATTAAAGCAATAATAATTCCCTAAAACGATCATTATACAGTACATTGAAATCAAATACACTTACTTTCTTAGTTGAAGCTGTTCGTTCTCGATTATCTGCAACAACAAAAAAGCCACAACCAACACACATTCAACAAATTACCAAGAAATttagagggggagagagagagagaggagagaaagaaagacCTTCTCAGTGTTGGTGATGACAGAAGCCTCGCGAGCAAGGCCGTCGGGTCCGATCTCAGGCTGCAGCGACGGATTCAAATTCGAATTCGACGCCATTTTTTCAACTGGAATTTGAATCAGAAGAGCAACCCAAGCCAAAGCAAATGGCTTCTGATTCAAaatctcattttcttcttccttttctcttcaAAAAACGTGATTATCCTTTTTATTTGGATTATTTATTTCCTTAATTACTGTTTGATTTTGATTGATTAATACGGCGCGCTTATTATTGTTCGGGTTCGGGTCGTTTCGGACACGGTGCGGGTCACAATTCCCGCGAGATTAAATGTAATGTCTAAACTGCCCCTGTGATCTGGTTCCACTTCATCGTCCGTGGATCGTTGGATATTGTTGGTAGATCATGTGCTGCTGCCGACATCACATGCGTTGACTTGGCGGTTA is a window from the Pyrus communis chromosome 16, drPyrComm1.1, whole genome shotgun sequence genome containing:
- the LOC137721256 gene encoding actin cytoskeleton-regulatory complex protein pan-1-like; its protein translation is MASNSNLNPSLQPEIGPDGLAREASVITNTEKIIENEQLQLRKYIEENYSKIRDVERELAQLSMEMKLTAGPKKSALEHLRSKIEMSTEKIHAAKLKEEQARKVWEAALQAIKDEEAIKQQLCEDLNQLVQESSSSQFTRLEELKRRLEAMNPSRSSASVSHDGKSMGPDAPTVPGSKESGGVAQNIPNPGNGGNVSVVNGHNQQPPVEGEGRGKKKSQFHGRGKGLGAVPKGRGPPPPGWTGAGFDA